From a region of the Thermococcus sp. 21S7 genome:
- a CDS encoding MFS transporter, with translation MEAIENSRLNKFHYTLLAILGTVWAFIAVNTISAGFVMALLKNDPAFQGSLTKLGSLGSAALFGMLFGAWLFGYLADRIGRKKTLTLAVATFSIGSIVSSFAGSLDALIALRFIVGLGLGGSLPVASSYFAEFMPRSIRGAMISILESFWAIGTIIIGVVAILVKADWRGILLFGGAVILILPLLLTLPESPRYLLIKGRVREAEETIRKTLGVSVKLEVQKEAKKASVADLWRRYGRTTLMLTIAWFSIAFAYYGFFIWLPKFLSATLGITVFRSFQYFIITAIAQLPGYWSAAYLLEKIGRKKTLSCYLLLSGIAGVGFYFAASSGNEAAIIASAIAFSFFNLGAWGAIYAYTPELYPTAVRGTGTGWAGAMARIGGGIAPILAGKIMELSGSALAVLVIAVVAIIGALDVLALGEETRGKSLT, from the coding sequence GTGGAGGCCATCGAAAACTCCCGGTTGAATAAGTTCCACTACACGCTCCTGGCCATTCTGGGGACGGTGTGGGCGTTCATAGCCGTGAACACAATCTCGGCCGGATTCGTCATGGCCCTGCTCAAGAACGACCCCGCCTTCCAGGGCAGCCTCACAAAGCTAGGCTCCCTCGGCTCGGCGGCGCTCTTCGGCATGCTCTTCGGCGCGTGGCTCTTCGGCTATCTAGCCGACAGGATTGGGCGGAAGAAAACCCTCACCCTCGCGGTTGCAACATTCTCCATCGGCTCGATAGTCAGCTCCTTCGCGGGTAGCCTGGACGCCCTCATAGCCCTGCGCTTCATCGTCGGCCTCGGCCTCGGCGGCTCGCTGCCGGTTGCAAGCTCCTACTTCGCCGAGTTCATGCCAAGGTCGATAAGGGGTGCGATGATTTCAATCCTTGAGAGCTTCTGGGCGATAGGAACGATAATCATAGGAGTAGTTGCTATCCTCGTAAAGGCCGACTGGAGGGGCATACTGCTCTTCGGCGGCGCGGTGATACTGATTCTGCCCTTGCTCCTTACACTCCCCGAATCGCCCCGCTACCTGCTCATCAAGGGACGCGTTAGGGAGGCCGAGGAGACCATCAGGAAGACCCTCGGCGTGAGCGTTAAGCTTGAGGTTCAAAAGGAGGCCAAGAAAGCCTCGGTCGCGGATCTCTGGAGGCGCTACGGCAGAACCACCCTCATGCTCACGATAGCCTGGTTCAGCATAGCCTTCGCCTACTACGGCTTCTTTATCTGGCTTCCGAAGTTCCTCTCGGCAACGCTGGGAATCACCGTCTTCAGGAGCTTCCAGTACTTCATCATCACCGCCATAGCCCAGCTGCCCGGCTACTGGAGCGCCGCTTATCTGCTTGAGAAAATCGGCCGGAAGAAGACCCTCTCCTGCTACCTCCTGCTCTCGGGAATAGCCGGAGTCGGCTTCTACTTCGCGGCCAGCTCGGGGAACGAAGCGGCGATAATCGCGAGTGCGATAGCCTTCAGCTTCTTCAACCTCGGTGCCTGGGGAGCGATATACGCCTACACGCCGGAGCTCTACCCAACGGCCGTCCGGGGCACGGGAACCGGCTGGGCGGGGGCGATGGCGAGGATAGGCGGAGGAATAGCGCCAATTCTCGCCGGCAAGATAATGGAGCTGAGCGGGAGCGCCTTGGCGGTACTTGTGATTGCGGTGGTGGCGATAATCGGTGCGCTGGACGTCTTAGCGTTAGGAGAAGAGACGAGGGGGAAGAGCCTTACCTGA
- a CDS encoding phosphatase PAP2 family protein, with protein MNHRWSNRLTVLTVLVFAALALQGTGAFSGINEWVNSNLPLVDTPVMNFLTMLGGDVFLVLFGIFAFLTERREKGGISAGTAAFLLTVAFGLAAVGVLKFIFAEPRPRPDYGTYAFPSGHAFRAAVIAAYGADRWRKYAPAFWAYAVGIALTRLFLHVHWLGDVLFSLLFAPWLYLLLKSLLGGKFE; from the coding sequence TTGAATCACAGATGGAGTAATCGGCTCACTGTACTGACCGTCCTCGTCTTCGCCGCACTGGCTCTTCAGGGGACGGGGGCATTCTCGGGAATAAACGAGTGGGTTAACTCAAATCTCCCCCTCGTTGACACTCCCGTTATGAACTTCCTCACGATGCTCGGGGGCGACGTGTTCCTCGTCCTGTTTGGAATCTTCGCATTTCTCACAGAGAGGCGCGAAAAGGGCGGAATCTCGGCAGGTACCGCGGCCTTCCTCCTTACGGTGGCCTTCGGTCTCGCCGCCGTCGGTGTCCTCAAGTTTATCTTTGCCGAACCGAGGCCGAGGCCGGACTACGGAACCTACGCCTTCCCCTCGGGCCACGCCTTCAGGGCGGCGGTGATAGCAGCCTACGGCGCGGACAGGTGGAGGAAGTACGCTCCAGCCTTCTGGGCGTACGCCGTTGGAATAGCCCTCACGAGGCTCTTCCTCCACGTTCACTGGCTGGGCGACGTGCTATTCAGCCTGCTCTTTGCCCCCTGGCTCTACCTCCTGCTCAAATCACTCCTCGGAGGGAAGTTTGAATGA
- a CDS encoding COG2426 family protein — MNGFLEVFLLSLIPTFEGRYAIVYGIGTGYPLWETLLAASLGVLLLSLVLPALLPYIDRLMLWLEGTFLRKIAHLYLYYVERVRKKAHPYVEKWGFIGLTIFVAIPLPGTGVWTGALAAYILAIEKRQTVPALILGGLLSMAITLLPALGLFG; from the coding sequence ATGAACGGCTTCCTTGAAGTCTTCCTCCTCTCGCTGATTCCAACCTTTGAGGGGCGCTATGCCATAGTCTACGGCATAGGTACGGGCTATCCCCTGTGGGAGACGCTTTTGGCCGCTTCCCTCGGCGTTCTGCTCCTCTCGCTGGTCCTTCCCGCTCTGCTCCCATACATAGACAGGCTGATGCTCTGGCTTGAGGGAACCTTCCTCAGGAAGATAGCCCATCTCTACCTCTACTACGTCGAGAGGGTCAGGAAAAAGGCCCACCCCTACGTTGAGAAGTGGGGCTTCATCGGGCTGACGATATTCGTGGCGATACCGCTCCCCGGGACGGGCGTCTGGACCGGTGCTCTGGCGGCATACATACTCGCCATAGAGAAGAGGCAGACGGTTCCGGCTTTAATCCTCGGCGGGCTTTTGAGCATGGCGATAACGCTGCTGCCCGCTTTGGGACTGTTCGGATAA